A single window of Bufo bufo chromosome 10, aBufBuf1.1, whole genome shotgun sequence DNA harbors:
- the PSMD7 gene encoding 26S proteasome non-ATPase regulatory subunit 7 — translation MPELAVERVVVHPLVLLSVVDHFNRIGKVGNQKRVVGVLLGSWHKKILDVSNSFAVPFDEDDKDDSVWFLDHDYLENMYGMFKKVNARERIVGWYHTGPKLHKNDIAINELMKRYCPNSVLVIIDVKPKDLGLPTEAYISVEEVHDDGTPTSKTFEHVTSEIGAEEAEEVGVEHLLRDIKDTTVGTLSQRITNQVHGLKGLNSKLLDIRSYLEKVSSGKLPINHQIIYQLQDVFNLLPDVNLQEFVKAFYLKTNDQMVVVYLASLIRSVVALHNLINNKIANRDAEKKEGQEKEESKKERKDEKEKEKEKEKEKNDAKKEEKKEKK, via the exons ATGCCGGAGCTTGCGGTAGAAAGGGTGGTGGTTCACCCGCTGGTCTTACTCAGTGTGGTGGATCATTTCAACAG AATTGGGAAAGTTGGAAACCAGAAGCGCGTGGTCGGTGTCTTATTAGGCTCTTGGCACAAGAAGATCTTAGATGTTTCGAATAGTTTTGCCG TTCCATTTGATGAAGATGATAAAGACGACTCCGTCTGGTTTCTGGACCACGACTATCTTGAGAATATGTATGGCATGTTCAAGAAAGTAAATG CTCGAGAACGGATCGTTGGCTGGTACCACACAGGACCCAAGCTGCACAAGAATGACATTGCAATCAATGAGCTGATGAAAAGATACTGTCCAAATTCG GTTCTTGTGATCATTGATGTGAAGCCGAAAGACCTGGGTCTTCCCACTGAGGCATATATCTCAGTGGAGGAAGTTCATGAT GATGGTACTCCAACCTCTAAGACATTTGAACATGTGACCAGTGAAATTGGAGCTGAGGAGGCAGAAGAAGTAGGAGTGGAGCACTTGTTACG AGACATCAAAGACACTACAGTGGGGACCTTATCACAGCGTATCACAAATCAGGTGCATGGGCTGAAAGGACTGAACTCCAAACTGCTGGATATCAGGAGTTACCTAGAGAAAGTATCTAGCGGCAAATTGCCCATCAACCACCAGATCATCTACCAGCTCCAGGATGTCTTCAACCTGCTGCCAGACGTAAACCTGCAAGAGTTCGTCAAAGCCTTCTACCTAAAGACTAACGACCAGATGGTGGTGGTGTATCTGGCCTCCCTAATCCGCTCAGTGGTCGCCCTTCACAATCTCATCAACAACAAGATCGCCAACCGAGACGCTGAGAAGAAGGAAGGGCAGGAGAAAGAAGAGAgcaagaaagaaaggaaagacgagaaggagaaggagaaagagaaagagaaagaaaagaaCGACGCAAAGAAAGAGGAAAAGAAGGAGAAGAAATGA